A genomic stretch from Gavia stellata isolate bGavSte3 chromosome 24, bGavSte3.hap2, whole genome shotgun sequence includes:
- the SLC25A25 gene encoding mitochondrial adenyl nucleotide antiporter SLC25A25 isoform X3 has product MLQTLWHFLSSFLPRAICQGPADEKEDEARNTTPLPGPGEKGPKMLGKPQDRGTDPTERRPTILLVVGPAEHFPKKIVKAGDKDLDGQLDFEEFVHYLQDHEKKLRLVFKSLDKKNDGRIDAQEIVQSLRDLGVKISEQQAEKILKRIRTGHFWGPVTYMDKNGTMTIDWNEWRDYHLLHPVENIPEIILYWKHSTIFDVGENLTVPDEFTVEERQTGMWWRHLVAGGGAGAVSRTCTAPLDRLKVLMQVHASRSNNMCIVGGFTQMIREGGPRSLWRGNGINVLKIAPESAIKFMAYEQIKRFIGTDQEMLRIHERLLAGSLAGAIAQSSIYPMEVLKTRMALRKTGQYSGMLDCAKNILSKEGMAAFYKGYIPNMLGIIPYAGIDLAVYETLKNAWLQRYAVNSADPGVFVLLACGTISSTCGQLASYPLALVRTRMQAQASVEGAPEVTMRGLFKHILKTEGAFGLYRGLAPNFMKVIPAVSISYVVYENLKMTLGVQSR; this is encoded by the exons ATGCTGCAGACCCTTTGGCATTTTCTGTCTAGCTTCCTTCCCAGGGCCATATGCCAAGGTCCTGCAGATGAAAAAGAGGATGAGGCCAGAAACACCACCCCACTTCCAGGCCCCGGGGAGAAAGGGCCAAAGATGTTGGGGAAGCCACAGGACAGAGGGACTGATCCCACTGAAAGGAGACCAACTATCCTACTGGTGGTTGGACCCGCAGAGCATTTTCCAAAG aaaattgTGAAGGCTGGAGACAAGGACCTGGATGGACAGCTGGATTTTGAGGAATTTGTTCACTATCTCCAAGATCATGAAAAGAAGCTGAGACTGGTCTTCAAGAGTTTGGATAAGAAGAACGATG GCCGTATTGATGCCCAGGAGATTGTACAGTCTCTTCGGGACCTGGGAGTCAAGATCTCTGAACAGCAGgctgagaaaatactgaagag AATAAGGACGGGACACTTCTGGGGTCCTGTCACCTA CATGGATAAAAATGGGACAATGACAATTGACTGGAACGAGTGGCGAGACTATCACCTGCTGCACCCAGTGGAGAACATTCCTGAAATCATCCTGTACTGGAAGCACTCCACG ATCTTTGATGTAGGAGAAAATTTGACCGTCCCTGATGAGTTCACAGTGGAAGAGAGGCAGACAGGGATGTGGTGGAGACATCTGGTTGCAGGTGGGGGTGCAGGTGCTGTGTCCAGAACCTGTACAGCTCCCTTGGACCGCTTGAAAGTGCTCATGCAG GTTCATGCCTCCCGCAGTAACAACATGTGCATCGTTGGAGGTTTTACTCAAATGATCCGAGAGGGTGGACCAAGGTCACTGTGGCGAGGGAATGGCATCAATGTGTTGAAGATTGCGCCGGAATCTGCCATTAAGTTCATGGCCTATGAGCAG ATCAAGCGGTTCATTGGTACTGACCAAGAAATGCTGAGGATTCATGAGCGGCTGTTAGCTGGTTCTCTGGCTGGGGCCATTGCGCAGAGCAGCATCTACCCGATGGAG GTTCTGAAAACACGGATGGCTCTAAGAAAGACAGGACAATATTCAGGCATGTTGGATTGTGCCAAAAACATCCTTTCGAAGGAAGGAATGGCTGCCTTCTACAAAGGCTACATCCCCAACATGCTGGGAATCATTCCGTATGCTGGTATTGACCTGGCAGTCTATGAG ACATTAAAAAATGCCTGGTTGCAACGCTATGCTGTCAACAGCGCTGACCCTGGAGTCTTTGTTCTGCTGGCTTGTGGCACCATCTCCAGTACCTGTGGACAGCTTGCCAGTTACCCACTGGCTCTTGTGAGGACACGCATGCAGGCCCAAG CTTCAGTGGAGGGTGCTCCCGAAGTGACGATGAGGGGACTGTTTAAACACATTCTGAAGACAGAGGGAGCATTTGGTCTTTACCGGGGTCTGGCGCCGAACTTTATGAAGGTGATCCCAGCTGTAAGCATCAGCTACGTGGTTTATGAAAACTTGAAGATGACCTTGGGCGTGCAGTCACGGTGA
- the SLC25A25 gene encoding mitochondrial adenyl nucleotide antiporter SLC25A25 isoform X5, whose translation MLCLCLYVPVFGESQTEFEYFESKGLPAELKSIFRLSLFIPSQEFSTYRQWKQKIVKAGDKDLDGQLDFEEFVHYLQDHEKKLRLVFKSLDKKNDGRIDAQEIVQSLRDLGVKISEQQAEKILKRIRTGHFWGPVTYMDKNGTMTIDWNEWRDYHLLHPVENIPEIILYWKHSTIFDVGENLTVPDEFTVEERQTGMWWRHLVAGGGAGAVSRTCTAPLDRLKVLMQVHASRSNNMCIVGGFTQMIREGGPRSLWRGNGINVLKIAPESAIKFMAYEQIKRFIGTDQEMLRIHERLLAGSLAGAIAQSSIYPMEVLKTRMALRKTGQYSGMLDCAKNILSKEGMAAFYKGYIPNMLGIIPYAGIDLAVYETLKNAWLQRYAVNSADPGVFVLLACGTISSTCGQLASYPLALVRTRMQAQASVEGAPEVTMRGLFKHILKTEGAFGLYRGLAPNFMKVIPAVSISYVVYENLKMTLGVQSR comes from the exons ATGCTCTGCCTCTGTCTGTACGTGCCAGTGTTTGGGGAGTCGCAGACGGAGTTTGAATACTTTGAGTCGAAGGGGCTGCCGGCTGAACTCAAATCGATCTTCCGACTCAGTCTCTTCATTCCTTCCCAGGAGTTCTCCACCTACCGCCAGTGGAAGCAG aaaattgTGAAGGCTGGAGACAAGGACCTGGATGGACAGCTGGATTTTGAGGAATTTGTTCACTATCTCCAAGATCATGAAAAGAAGCTGAGACTGGTCTTCAAGAGTTTGGATAAGAAGAACGATG GCCGTATTGATGCCCAGGAGATTGTACAGTCTCTTCGGGACCTGGGAGTCAAGATCTCTGAACAGCAGgctgagaaaatactgaagag AATAAGGACGGGACACTTCTGGGGTCCTGTCACCTA CATGGATAAAAATGGGACAATGACAATTGACTGGAACGAGTGGCGAGACTATCACCTGCTGCACCCAGTGGAGAACATTCCTGAAATCATCCTGTACTGGAAGCACTCCACG ATCTTTGATGTAGGAGAAAATTTGACCGTCCCTGATGAGTTCACAGTGGAAGAGAGGCAGACAGGGATGTGGTGGAGACATCTGGTTGCAGGTGGGGGTGCAGGTGCTGTGTCCAGAACCTGTACAGCTCCCTTGGACCGCTTGAAAGTGCTCATGCAG GTTCATGCCTCCCGCAGTAACAACATGTGCATCGTTGGAGGTTTTACTCAAATGATCCGAGAGGGTGGACCAAGGTCACTGTGGCGAGGGAATGGCATCAATGTGTTGAAGATTGCGCCGGAATCTGCCATTAAGTTCATGGCCTATGAGCAG ATCAAGCGGTTCATTGGTACTGACCAAGAAATGCTGAGGATTCATGAGCGGCTGTTAGCTGGTTCTCTGGCTGGGGCCATTGCGCAGAGCAGCATCTACCCGATGGAG GTTCTGAAAACACGGATGGCTCTAAGAAAGACAGGACAATATTCAGGCATGTTGGATTGTGCCAAAAACATCCTTTCGAAGGAAGGAATGGCTGCCTTCTACAAAGGCTACATCCCCAACATGCTGGGAATCATTCCGTATGCTGGTATTGACCTGGCAGTCTATGAG ACATTAAAAAATGCCTGGTTGCAACGCTATGCTGTCAACAGCGCTGACCCTGGAGTCTTTGTTCTGCTGGCTTGTGGCACCATCTCCAGTACCTGTGGACAGCTTGCCAGTTACCCACTGGCTCTTGTGAGGACACGCATGCAGGCCCAAG CTTCAGTGGAGGGTGCTCCCGAAGTGACGATGAGGGGACTGTTTAAACACATTCTGAAGACAGAGGGAGCATTTGGTCTTTACCGGGGTCTGGCGCCGAACTTTATGAAGGTGATCCCAGCTGTAAGCATCAGCTACGTGGTTTATGAAAACTTGAAGATGACCTTGGGCGTGCAGTCACGGTGA
- the SLC25A25 gene encoding mitochondrial adenyl nucleotide antiporter SLC25A25 isoform X4 gives MLCLCLYVPVFGESQTEFEYFESKGLPAELKSIFRLSLFIPSQEFSTYRQWKQKIVKAGDKDLDGQLDFEEFVHYLQDHEKKLRLVFKSLDKKNDGRIDAQEIVQSLRDLGVKISEQQAEKILKSMDKNGTMTIDWNEWRDYHLLHPVENIPEIILYWKHSTIFDVGENLTVPDEFTVEERQTGMWWRHLVAGGGAGAVSRTCTAPLDRLKVLMQVHASRSNNMCIVGGFTQMIREGGPRSLWRGNGINVLKIAPESAIKFMAYEQIKRFIGTDQEMLRIHERLLAGSLAGAIAQSSIYPMEVLKTRMALRKTGQYSGMLDCAKNILSKEGMAAFYKGYIPNMLGIIPYAGIDLAVYETLKNAWLQRYAVNSADPGVFVLLACGTISSTCGQLASYPLALVRTRMQAQASVEGAPEVTMRGLFKHILKTEGAFGLYRGLAPNFMKVIPAVSISYVVYENLKMTLGVQSR, from the exons ATGCTCTGCCTCTGTCTGTACGTGCCAGTGTTTGGGGAGTCGCAGACGGAGTTTGAATACTTTGAGTCGAAGGGGCTGCCGGCTGAACTCAAATCGATCTTCCGACTCAGTCTCTTCATTCCTTCCCAGGAGTTCTCCACCTACCGCCAGTGGAAGCAG aaaattgTGAAGGCTGGAGACAAGGACCTGGATGGACAGCTGGATTTTGAGGAATTTGTTCACTATCTCCAAGATCATGAAAAGAAGCTGAGACTGGTCTTCAAGAGTTTGGATAAGAAGAACGATG GCCGTATTGATGCCCAGGAGATTGTACAGTCTCTTCGGGACCTGGGAGTCAAGATCTCTGAACAGCAGgctgagaaaatactgaagag CATGGATAAAAATGGGACAATGACAATTGACTGGAACGAGTGGCGAGACTATCACCTGCTGCACCCAGTGGAGAACATTCCTGAAATCATCCTGTACTGGAAGCACTCCACG ATCTTTGATGTAGGAGAAAATTTGACCGTCCCTGATGAGTTCACAGTGGAAGAGAGGCAGACAGGGATGTGGTGGAGACATCTGGTTGCAGGTGGGGGTGCAGGTGCTGTGTCCAGAACCTGTACAGCTCCCTTGGACCGCTTGAAAGTGCTCATGCAG GTTCATGCCTCCCGCAGTAACAACATGTGCATCGTTGGAGGTTTTACTCAAATGATCCGAGAGGGTGGACCAAGGTCACTGTGGCGAGGGAATGGCATCAATGTGTTGAAGATTGCGCCGGAATCTGCCATTAAGTTCATGGCCTATGAGCAG ATCAAGCGGTTCATTGGTACTGACCAAGAAATGCTGAGGATTCATGAGCGGCTGTTAGCTGGTTCTCTGGCTGGGGCCATTGCGCAGAGCAGCATCTACCCGATGGAG GTTCTGAAAACACGGATGGCTCTAAGAAAGACAGGACAATATTCAGGCATGTTGGATTGTGCCAAAAACATCCTTTCGAAGGAAGGAATGGCTGCCTTCTACAAAGGCTACATCCCCAACATGCTGGGAATCATTCCGTATGCTGGTATTGACCTGGCAGTCTATGAG ACATTAAAAAATGCCTGGTTGCAACGCTATGCTGTCAACAGCGCTGACCCTGGAGTCTTTGTTCTGCTGGCTTGTGGCACCATCTCCAGTACCTGTGGACAGCTTGCCAGTTACCCACTGGCTCTTGTGAGGACACGCATGCAGGCCCAAG CTTCAGTGGAGGGTGCTCCCGAAGTGACGATGAGGGGACTGTTTAAACACATTCTGAAGACAGAGGGAGCATTTGGTCTTTACCGGGGTCTGGCGCCGAACTTTATGAAGGTGATCCCAGCTGTAAGCATCAGCTACGTGGTTTATGAAAACTTGAAGATGACCTTGGGCGTGCAGTCACGGTGA
- the SLC25A25 gene encoding mitochondrial adenyl nucleotide antiporter SLC25A25 isoform X2, with protein sequence MLQTLWHFLSSFLPRAICQGPADEKEDEARNTTPLPGPGEKGPKMLGKPQDRGTDPTERRPTILLVVGPAEHFPKKIVKAGDKDLDGQLDFEEFVHYLQDHEKKLRLVFKSLDKKNDGRIDAQEIVQSLRDLGVKISEQQAEKILKSMDKNGTMTIDWNEWRDYHLLHPVENIPEIILYWKHSTIFDVGENLTVPDEFTVEERQTGMWWRHLVAGGGAGAVSRTCTAPLDRLKVLMQVHASRSNNMCIVGGFTQMIREGGPRSLWRGNGINVLKIAPESAIKFMAYEQIKRFIGTDQEMLRIHERLLAGSLAGAIAQSSIYPMEVLKTRMALRKTGQYSGMLDCAKNILSKEGMAAFYKGYIPNMLGIIPYAGIDLAVYETLKNAWLQRYAVNSADPGVFVLLACGTISSTCGQLASYPLALVRTRMQAQASVEGAPEVTMRGLFKHILKTEGAFGLYRGLAPNFMKVIPAVSISYVVYENLKMTLGVQSR encoded by the exons ATGCTGCAGACCCTTTGGCATTTTCTGTCTAGCTTCCTTCCCAGGGCCATATGCCAAGGTCCTGCAGATGAAAAAGAGGATGAGGCCAGAAACACCACCCCACTTCCAGGCCCCGGGGAGAAAGGGCCAAAGATGTTGGGGAAGCCACAGGACAGAGGGACTGATCCCACTGAAAGGAGACCAACTATCCTACTGGTGGTTGGACCCGCAGAGCATTTTCCAAAG aaaattgTGAAGGCTGGAGACAAGGACCTGGATGGACAGCTGGATTTTGAGGAATTTGTTCACTATCTCCAAGATCATGAAAAGAAGCTGAGACTGGTCTTCAAGAGTTTGGATAAGAAGAACGATG GCCGTATTGATGCCCAGGAGATTGTACAGTCTCTTCGGGACCTGGGAGTCAAGATCTCTGAACAGCAGgctgagaaaatactgaagag CATGGATAAAAATGGGACAATGACAATTGACTGGAACGAGTGGCGAGACTATCACCTGCTGCACCCAGTGGAGAACATTCCTGAAATCATCCTGTACTGGAAGCACTCCACG ATCTTTGATGTAGGAGAAAATTTGACCGTCCCTGATGAGTTCACAGTGGAAGAGAGGCAGACAGGGATGTGGTGGAGACATCTGGTTGCAGGTGGGGGTGCAGGTGCTGTGTCCAGAACCTGTACAGCTCCCTTGGACCGCTTGAAAGTGCTCATGCAG GTTCATGCCTCCCGCAGTAACAACATGTGCATCGTTGGAGGTTTTACTCAAATGATCCGAGAGGGTGGACCAAGGTCACTGTGGCGAGGGAATGGCATCAATGTGTTGAAGATTGCGCCGGAATCTGCCATTAAGTTCATGGCCTATGAGCAG ATCAAGCGGTTCATTGGTACTGACCAAGAAATGCTGAGGATTCATGAGCGGCTGTTAGCTGGTTCTCTGGCTGGGGCCATTGCGCAGAGCAGCATCTACCCGATGGAG GTTCTGAAAACACGGATGGCTCTAAGAAAGACAGGACAATATTCAGGCATGTTGGATTGTGCCAAAAACATCCTTTCGAAGGAAGGAATGGCTGCCTTCTACAAAGGCTACATCCCCAACATGCTGGGAATCATTCCGTATGCTGGTATTGACCTGGCAGTCTATGAG ACATTAAAAAATGCCTGGTTGCAACGCTATGCTGTCAACAGCGCTGACCCTGGAGTCTTTGTTCTGCTGGCTTGTGGCACCATCTCCAGTACCTGTGGACAGCTTGCCAGTTACCCACTGGCTCTTGTGAGGACACGCATGCAGGCCCAAG CTTCAGTGGAGGGTGCTCCCGAAGTGACGATGAGGGGACTGTTTAAACACATTCTGAAGACAGAGGGAGCATTTGGTCTTTACCGGGGTCTGGCGCCGAACTTTATGAAGGTGATCCCAGCTGTAAGCATCAGCTACGTGGTTTATGAAAACTTGAAGATGACCTTGGGCGTGCAGTCACGGTGA